Proteins encoded within one genomic window of Pararhizobium capsulatum DSM 1112:
- a CDS encoding cupin domain-containing protein, whose amino-acid sequence MKTLRNIVCALALIATALPSTAAWADPLQRTDLLKNDIEVPGYQIVQVRVDFAPGSLAPRHSHPGEEVAYVLEGTLQYELEGHKSVTLSAGQTLFIPAGVVHAAKNMGTGSASELATYVVRKGEPLVAPAK is encoded by the coding sequence ATGAAAACGCTTCGCAATATTGTCTGCGCACTCGCATTAATCGCGACTGCGTTACCCTCAACCGCCGCTTGGGCTGATCCGTTACAGCGCACCGATCTTCTCAAGAATGACATTGAGGTTCCGGGCTACCAGATTGTGCAGGTGCGCGTCGATTTTGCCCCAGGTTCGCTAGCTCCGAGACATTCGCATCCGGGAGAAGAGGTAGCTTATGTACTCGAAGGGACGCTGCAGTACGAACTTGAGGGGCACAAATCGGTGACCCTTTCTGCCGGACAGACGCTCTTCATTCCCGCTGGTGTTGTTCACGCGGCCAAGAATATGGGCACTGGCAGTGCATCGGAGCTGGCGACTTATGTTGTTCGCAAAGGGGAACCGCTCGTTGCGCCTGCGAAATGA
- a CDS encoding DUF3095 family protein produces the protein MFKSKAHDRAYDDFADLLDTTIYQPLPDEWLVGITDVVDSTSAVASGRYKDVNFAGASAIAALGNAWNSFDFPFVFRGDGAAFALHPGRLETATAALRQTVEYIRHVFQLDLRAGLISMKEVRASGNDVRTARYSASKAATYAMFAGGGLNWANRQIKAGKYMIEHNLTRSAPDLIGLTCEWAPIPSQSGEILSLLVEPVDHTKSAMFATLAKQIVAVFDEGERRSHPVPSDVVITEDVAEYLGGGDWADVVSNSDYRRYDDVLRLTLDCTSDQIESVEALLVRARNRGEIKFGLHRQTHALMTCLVPSSNKGSHLHFLDGMGGGYTKAAEMLR, from the coding sequence ATGTTTAAGTCCAAAGCGCATGACCGCGCGTACGATGATTTTGCCGATCTGCTTGACACGACGATTTACCAACCGCTGCCTGACGAGTGGCTCGTCGGAATAACGGATGTCGTCGACTCCACTTCGGCGGTGGCTTCGGGCCGATACAAGGACGTCAATTTTGCGGGCGCATCAGCAATCGCGGCACTCGGAAACGCCTGGAACAGCTTCGACTTTCCATTCGTCTTTCGCGGCGATGGTGCCGCCTTCGCCCTTCATCCTGGGAGGTTGGAAACGGCGACAGCGGCTCTCCGGCAGACAGTCGAGTACATCCGCCACGTCTTCCAGCTAGACCTGCGTGCAGGCCTGATCTCAATGAAAGAAGTCCGAGCGTCCGGAAACGACGTCAGAACCGCCCGATATTCCGCCTCCAAGGCGGCTACGTATGCCATGTTTGCTGGCGGCGGGCTGAACTGGGCGAACCGGCAAATAAAGGCCGGAAAATATATGATAGAACACAATCTCACACGCAGCGCCCCGGACCTAATAGGACTAACCTGCGAGTGGGCCCCCATCCCCAGCCAGAGCGGCGAGATACTCTCCCTCTTGGTAGAACCCGTGGATCATACAAAGTCTGCAATGTTCGCGACGCTGGCGAAACAGATCGTAGCAGTGTTCGACGAGGGCGAACGGCGCTCCCATCCTGTGCCGAGCGACGTTGTCATCACCGAGGATGTCGCAGAATATCTCGGCGGTGGAGATTGGGCGGATGTCGTCTCGAATTCCGACTATCGCAGATACGACGATGTTCTACGCCTGACGTTGGATTGCACGTCAGACCAGATCGAATCGGTTGAGGCCCTGCTTGTCCGTGCCAGAAATCGCGGAGAGATCAAGTTTGGCCTGCACCGGCAGACCCACGCCCTTATGACCTGCCTTGTCCCATCCAGCAACAAGGGTTCTCACCTACATTTCCTGGACGGCATGGGTGGCGGGTACACAAAGGCTGCGGAAATGCTCCGATAG
- a CDS encoding Ohr family peroxiredoxin: MTAKVLFTGKTHNTNGREGGARSSDGFLDIKMKQPHPAAENLFGAAWSACYMGAIEVAASQRQIKLPAGTAVDAEIDLNADDGNYFLSARLNVSVPDIDPVIARELIAAAHTICPYSKATHGNVNVVTNLV; encoded by the coding sequence ATGACCGCCAAGGTTCTCTTTACTGGTAAGACACACAACACAAACGGCCGCGAAGGCGGAGCCCGCAGCAGCGATGGATTTCTTGACATCAAGATGAAGCAGCCGCATCCGGCCGCCGAGAACCTCTTCGGTGCCGCATGGTCCGCCTGCTATATGGGTGCTATCGAAGTTGCCGCCTCCCAGAGACAGATCAAGCTCCCGGCAGGGACGGCAGTTGATGCTGAAATTGATCTGAACGCCGATGATGGCAACTACTTCCTGAGCGCCCGTCTCAATGTCAGCGTGCCCGACATTGATCCTGTGATCGCACGTGAGTTGATCGCCGCCGCTCATACGATCTGCCCTTACTCCAAGGCAACGCACGGCAACGTCAATGTTGTGACCAACCTCGTTTGA
- a CDS encoding epoxide hydrolase family protein, translating to MTAIKTDVIDQDRRRLLAAAASGIAALGVASLLPSYSEAALASDTIRPFLVNVPEADLDDLRYRLAHTRLPERETVGDFTQGVPLKTTKQVLDHWQNKYDWRKVEARINAVPNFITEIDGLDIHFIHVRSKHENALPLIVTHGWPGSIIEQLKIIGPLTDPTAHGGSASDAFHIVIPSMPGYGFSGKPEATGWGPERIASAWITLMRRLGYQQFVAQGGDWGAVVTDMIGVQAPPELLGIHTNMPGAIPDEINNASFVGAPAPEGLSDDEKATYDQLVSFYKNVYYAFLMGTRPQTLTGLSDSPIALATYMLDHDRASLEMIARSFNGQDEGLSPDDVLDNVTLFWLTNTGVSSARLYWENKLAFFAPKGVKVPVAVSVFPDELYQTPRAWAEKAYPNLVHYNKLPKGGHFAAWEQPKFFTDEVRAGFRSLRKTG from the coding sequence ATGACCGCTATCAAGACTGACGTTATCGATCAAGACCGCCGTCGCCTTTTGGCTGCCGCAGCATCCGGCATCGCCGCACTCGGCGTTGCTAGCTTGCTACCCTCATATTCCGAGGCAGCGCTGGCATCTGATACTATCCGTCCGTTCCTGGTGAACGTTCCAGAAGCCGATCTCGATGACCTTCGCTATCGTCTTGCTCACACACGGCTCCCTGAAAGAGAGACTGTAGGCGACTTCACCCAAGGGGTACCGCTCAAAACCACCAAGCAGGTGCTGGATCACTGGCAGAACAAATACGACTGGCGCAAGGTCGAGGCACGGATCAATGCCGTCCCGAATTTCATCACCGAGATCGATGGCCTAGACATCCATTTCATCCACGTCCGCTCTAAGCACGAAAACGCACTTCCCCTGATCGTAACGCATGGATGGCCCGGTTCGATTATCGAGCAGTTGAAGATCATCGGGCCGCTCACCGATCCCACTGCCCACGGCGGCAGCGCCTCGGATGCATTCCATATCGTCATCCCGTCGATGCCGGGGTACGGCTTCTCCGGAAAACCCGAAGCGACAGGATGGGGACCTGAACGCATTGCATCGGCCTGGATCACCCTGATGCGACGCCTGGGCTATCAGCAGTTTGTCGCTCAGGGCGGCGATTGGGGTGCGGTGGTGACCGATATGATCGGCGTGCAGGCTCCTCCGGAGCTGCTTGGCATCCATACCAATATGCCTGGGGCCATCCCCGACGAAATTAACAATGCCTCGTTTGTGGGAGCGCCTGCGCCAGAGGGGCTTTCAGACGACGAGAAGGCCACGTACGATCAGCTGGTCTCCTTCTACAAGAATGTCTACTACGCATTTCTGATGGGCACGCGTCCCCAAACCCTTACTGGATTGTCGGACTCTCCTATCGCGCTTGCCACCTACATGCTCGATCACGACCGGGCGAGCCTCGAAATGATTGCCCGGTCGTTTAACGGCCAGGACGAGGGACTCAGCCCTGACGATGTCCTCGACAATGTGACGCTGTTCTGGCTGACAAACACAGGCGTATCGTCCGCTCGCCTTTATTGGGAGAACAAGCTCGCATTCTTTGCTCCGAAGGGTGTCAAGGTGCCTGTCGCGGTCAGTGTGTTCCCGGACGAGCTTTACCAAACGCCGCGTGCGTGGGCCGAGAAAGCGTACCCGAACCTCGTGCACTACAACAAGCTTCCCAAGGGCGGACATTTTGCAGCTTGGGAGCAGCCGAAGTTTTTCACGGACGAAGTTCGGGCTGGATTTCGCAGCCTCCGGAAAACTGGCTGA
- a CDS encoding Ohr family peroxiredoxin — translation MNKTKTMHLIYTAITETKGGRKNGFARSADGVLDVRLSDPNSDRIGTNPEQLMAAAWSASFASSVANVARETGVSLSTQVRIHAEVDLSSDECETLLGVRLAIYLPGLERDVAWRLIEDSRRICPFFRATQGNIEVVFEIV, via the coding sequence GTGAACAAGACCAAGACCATGCATCTCATCTATACAGCGATTACAGAAACCAAGGGCGGACGCAAAAATGGCTTCGCCCGCAGTGCCGATGGTGTGCTCGATGTCAGGCTCTCAGACCCGAATTCGGACCGCATTGGAACCAATCCAGAGCAACTTATGGCCGCCGCTTGGTCGGCCAGTTTCGCAAGCTCTGTTGCAAATGTGGCCCGAGAGACCGGCGTGAGCCTCTCCACCCAAGTAAGGATTCATGCCGAGGTCGACCTCTCTTCCGATGAGTGTGAAACACTGCTTGGTGTGCGGCTTGCCATTTACCTCCCCGGTCTCGAACGGGACGTGGCGTGGAGGTTGATTGAAGATTCTCGACGGATATGCCCATTCTTCCGAGCCACGCAGGGCAACATTGAAGTTGTCTTCGAGATCGTCTGA